One stretch of Falco naumanni isolate bFalNau1 chromosome 7, bFalNau1.pat, whole genome shotgun sequence DNA includes these proteins:
- the FURIN gene encoding furin isoform X1 — translation MCFPSPRSSPVLQRVSARLGELQPRFAALGLRVLLCRVHLSSPAQPWMLCGWPGWQHICRALISLWGFVSCNQTVLRQPGEAEGEMSSPSCLFLQPLHPAPQVTAQPGQLDPAHGHCPASVASRETGWALGPFSPAQAGCWAGDPGWQGWDHHDPASLWDLRERIFGDYYHFRHSGVVKRSLSPHQPWHSRLAREPQVQWLEQQVAKRRTKRDIFMEPTDPKFPQQWYLYNTNQRDLNVRQAWEQGYTGKGIVVSILDDGIEKNHPDLEGNYDPGASFDVNDQDPDPQPRYTQMNDNRHGTRCAGEVAAVANNGICGVGVAYNARIGGVRMLDGEVTDAVEAHSLGLNPNHIHIYSASWGPEDDGKTVDGPARLAEEAFFRGVSQGRGGLGSIFVWASGNGGREHDSCNCDGYTNSIYTLSISSTTQYGNVPWYSEACSSTLATTYSSGNQNEKQIVTTDLRQKCTESHTGTSASAPLAAGIIALALEANKNLTWRDMQHLVVQTSKPAHLNANDWVTNGVGRKVSHSYGYGLLDAGAMVSLAKNWTTVGPQRKCVIDILTEPKDIGKRLEVRRKVDACLGKANYISRLEHAQARLTLSYNRRGDLAIHLVSPMGTRSTLLAARPHDFSADGFNDWAFMTTHSWDEDPSGEWVLEIENTSDANNYGTLTKFTLVLYGTATDSPSLSNQLESSGCKTLTPSQTCVVCEEGYYLHQKSCLKRCPPGFAPGVQNTHYNLENSVEPIAPHLCLPCHPSCATCAGPGPNQCLTCPAHSHFSSLDLSCSHQTQSSRASPALADSEGLAEAPSPANLPVLIASLSCVLIVVIFVTVFLVLQARSGFSLRGVKVYALDSGIISYKGLPSDIWQEEGPSESDGEEYEAHSERTAFIRDQSAL, via the exons ATGTGTTTCCCTTCACCCCGAAGCTCCCCTGTGCTCCAGAGGGTAAGTGCACGActtggggagctgcagcccagatttgctgccctggggctgaggGTGCTGCTCTGCCGGGTGCACCTTTCCTCCCCTGCTCAGCCTTGGATGCTGTGTGGCTGGCCAGGGTGGCAGCACATCTGCAGAGCTTTAATAAGCTTGTGGGGGTTCGTTAGCTGCAATCAAACTGTTTTGCGGCAgcctggggaggcagagggtgAGATGTCCTCCCCCTCGTGTTTGTTCCTGCAGCCCTTGCACCCAGCCCCCCAGGTGACGGCACAGCCTGGGCAGCTGGATCCTGCCCATGGTCACTGCCCAGCCTCTGTGGCTTCCAGGGAGACGGGGTGGGCACTTGGCcccttctcccctgcccaggcaggctgctgggctggggaccctgggtggcaggggtgggacCACCACGACCCAGCCAGCCTCTGGGATCTGCGGGAGCGG atctttggCGACTATTACCACTTTCGGCACAGCGGCGTGGTGAAGCGTTCCCTCTcgccccaccagccctggcacagccgtTTGGCCAGGGAACCGCAG GTAcagtggctggagcagcaggtggCAAAGCGCAGGACCAAGCGAGACATTTTCATGGAGCCCACAGACCCCAAGTTCCCGCAGCAGTGGTATCTG TACAACACCAACCAGCGGGACCTGAATGTGCGTCAGGCCTGGGAGCAGGGCTACACGGGCAAGGGTATCGTGGTTTCCATCCTGGATGACGGCATCGAGAAGAACCACCCTGACCTGGAGGGCAACTAC GATCCAGGGGCGAGCTTTGATGTCAACGACCAGGACCCAGACCCACAGCCCCGCTACACGCAGATGAATGACAACAG ACACGGCACACGCTGCGCTGGGGAGGTTGCTGCTGTGGCAAACAATGGAATCTGTGGTGTTGGTGTGGCTTACAACGCCAGGATCGGAG GCGTGCGCATGCTGGATGGGGAGGTGACTGATGCTGTGGAGGCCCATTCCCTGGGCCTCAATCCCAACCACATCCACATCTACAGTGCCAGCTGGGGCCCCGAGGATGACGGCAAGACTGTGGAtggcccggcccggctggcAGAGGAGGCTTTCTTCCGAGGGGTCAGCCAG GGCCGAGGGGGGCTGGGCTCCATCTTCGTCTGGGCATCTGGGAACGGGGGCCGCGAACACGACAGCTGCAACTGTGACGGTTACACCAACAGCATCTACACGCTGTCCATCAGCAGCACCACGCAGTATGGTAACGTGCCCTGGTACAGCGAGGCCTGCTCCTCCACCCTCGCCACCACCTACAGCAGCGGCAACCAGAACGAGAAGCAGATT GTGACAACTGACCTCAGACAGAAATGCACCGAATCACACACAGGGACATCGGCCTCGGCGCCCCTGGCCGCTGGCATCATCGCCCTCGCCCTGGAAGCCAA CAAGAACCTGACATGGCGGGACATGCAGCACCTGGTGGTGCAGACGTCGAAGCCGGCTCACCTCAACGCCAATGACTGGGTCACCAACGGCGTCGGCCGCAAAG TCAGCCACTCCTATGGCTATGGCCTGCTGGACGCGGGGGCCATGGTGAGCCTGGCCAAGAACTGGACCACGGTGGGACCTCAGAGGAAATGCGTCATCGACATCCTCACGGAGCCAAA GGACATTGGGAAGCGCCTGGAGGTGCGGCGGAAGGTGGACGCCTGCCTGGGGAAAGCCAACTACATCAGCCGGCTGGAGCACGCGCAGGCCAGGCTGACGCTGTCCTACAACCGGCGGGGGGACTTGGCCATCCACCTGGTCAGTCCCATGGGCACCCGCTCCaccctcctggctgccag gCCTCACGACTTCTCGGCTGATGGCTTCAATGACTGGGCCTTCATGACAACGCACTCGTGGGACGAGGACCCCTCTGGGGAATGGGTGCTGGAGATCGAGAACACCAGTGATGCCAACAACTATG GCACGCTGACCAAGTTCACGCTTGTGCTGTACGGGACAGCCACCGACTCCCCCAGCCTTTCCAACCAGCTGGAGAGCAGCGGCTGCAAGACGCTGACCCCCAGCCAGACCTGCGTGG TCTGTGAGGAGGGGTACTACCTGCACCAGAAGAGCTGCCTGAAGCGCTGCCCTCCCGGCTTCGCGCCTGGCGTCCAGAACACACACTACAACCTGGAGAACAGCGTGGAGCCCATCGCGCcccacctctgcctgccctgccacccctccTGCGCCACCtgcgcggggcccggccccaACCAGTGCCTGACCTGCCCCGCGCACTCCCACTTCAGCAGCCTGGACCTCTCCTGCTCCCACCAGACACAGAGCAGCCGTgcatcccctgccctggcagacaGCGAGGGGCTGGCCGAGGCCCCTTCTCCAGCCAACCTGCCGGTCCTCATTGCCAGCCTCAGCTGTGTCCTCATCGTTGTCATCTTTGTCACTGTCTTTCTGGTGCTGCAGGCACGCTCAGGCTTCAGCCTGCGGGGCGTGAAGGTCTATGCCCTGGACAGCGGGATCATCTCCTACAAGGGGCTCCCCTCCGACATCTGGCAGGAGGAGGGCCCCTCCGAGTCGGACGGTGAGGAGTACGAGGCCCACAGCGAGAGGACTGCCTTCATCAGAGACCAAAGTGCCCTTTGA
- the FURIN gene encoding furin isoform X2: MDLRPCSLLLLWTLVVALALLAQEVLAQHIYTNTWAVLIPAGPQEADRVARKHGFLNLGPIFGDYYHFRHSGVVKRSLSPHQPWHSRLAREPQVQWLEQQVAKRRTKRDIFMEPTDPKFPQQWYLYNTNQRDLNVRQAWEQGYTGKGIVVSILDDGIEKNHPDLEGNYDPGASFDVNDQDPDPQPRYTQMNDNRHGTRCAGEVAAVANNGICGVGVAYNARIGGVRMLDGEVTDAVEAHSLGLNPNHIHIYSASWGPEDDGKTVDGPARLAEEAFFRGVSQGRGGLGSIFVWASGNGGREHDSCNCDGYTNSIYTLSISSTTQYGNVPWYSEACSSTLATTYSSGNQNEKQIVTTDLRQKCTESHTGTSASAPLAAGIIALALEANKNLTWRDMQHLVVQTSKPAHLNANDWVTNGVGRKVSHSYGYGLLDAGAMVSLAKNWTTVGPQRKCVIDILTEPKDIGKRLEVRRKVDACLGKANYISRLEHAQARLTLSYNRRGDLAIHLVSPMGTRSTLLAARPHDFSADGFNDWAFMTTHSWDEDPSGEWVLEIENTSDANNYGTLTKFTLVLYGTATDSPSLSNQLESSGCKTLTPSQTCVVCEEGYYLHQKSCLKRCPPGFAPGVQNTHYNLENSVEPIAPHLCLPCHPSCATCAGPGPNQCLTCPAHSHFSSLDLSCSHQTQSSRASPALADSEGLAEAPSPANLPVLIASLSCVLIVVIFVTVFLVLQARSGFSLRGVKVYALDSGIISYKGLPSDIWQEEGPSESDGEEYEAHSERTAFIRDQSAL, translated from the exons atctttggCGACTATTACCACTTTCGGCACAGCGGCGTGGTGAAGCGTTCCCTCTcgccccaccagccctggcacagccgtTTGGCCAGGGAACCGCAG GTAcagtggctggagcagcaggtggCAAAGCGCAGGACCAAGCGAGACATTTTCATGGAGCCCACAGACCCCAAGTTCCCGCAGCAGTGGTATCTG TACAACACCAACCAGCGGGACCTGAATGTGCGTCAGGCCTGGGAGCAGGGCTACACGGGCAAGGGTATCGTGGTTTCCATCCTGGATGACGGCATCGAGAAGAACCACCCTGACCTGGAGGGCAACTAC GATCCAGGGGCGAGCTTTGATGTCAACGACCAGGACCCAGACCCACAGCCCCGCTACACGCAGATGAATGACAACAG ACACGGCACACGCTGCGCTGGGGAGGTTGCTGCTGTGGCAAACAATGGAATCTGTGGTGTTGGTGTGGCTTACAACGCCAGGATCGGAG GCGTGCGCATGCTGGATGGGGAGGTGACTGATGCTGTGGAGGCCCATTCCCTGGGCCTCAATCCCAACCACATCCACATCTACAGTGCCAGCTGGGGCCCCGAGGATGACGGCAAGACTGTGGAtggcccggcccggctggcAGAGGAGGCTTTCTTCCGAGGGGTCAGCCAG GGCCGAGGGGGGCTGGGCTCCATCTTCGTCTGGGCATCTGGGAACGGGGGCCGCGAACACGACAGCTGCAACTGTGACGGTTACACCAACAGCATCTACACGCTGTCCATCAGCAGCACCACGCAGTATGGTAACGTGCCCTGGTACAGCGAGGCCTGCTCCTCCACCCTCGCCACCACCTACAGCAGCGGCAACCAGAACGAGAAGCAGATT GTGACAACTGACCTCAGACAGAAATGCACCGAATCACACACAGGGACATCGGCCTCGGCGCCCCTGGCCGCTGGCATCATCGCCCTCGCCCTGGAAGCCAA CAAGAACCTGACATGGCGGGACATGCAGCACCTGGTGGTGCAGACGTCGAAGCCGGCTCACCTCAACGCCAATGACTGGGTCACCAACGGCGTCGGCCGCAAAG TCAGCCACTCCTATGGCTATGGCCTGCTGGACGCGGGGGCCATGGTGAGCCTGGCCAAGAACTGGACCACGGTGGGACCTCAGAGGAAATGCGTCATCGACATCCTCACGGAGCCAAA GGACATTGGGAAGCGCCTGGAGGTGCGGCGGAAGGTGGACGCCTGCCTGGGGAAAGCCAACTACATCAGCCGGCTGGAGCACGCGCAGGCCAGGCTGACGCTGTCCTACAACCGGCGGGGGGACTTGGCCATCCACCTGGTCAGTCCCATGGGCACCCGCTCCaccctcctggctgccag gCCTCACGACTTCTCGGCTGATGGCTTCAATGACTGGGCCTTCATGACAACGCACTCGTGGGACGAGGACCCCTCTGGGGAATGGGTGCTGGAGATCGAGAACACCAGTGATGCCAACAACTATG GCACGCTGACCAAGTTCACGCTTGTGCTGTACGGGACAGCCACCGACTCCCCCAGCCTTTCCAACCAGCTGGAGAGCAGCGGCTGCAAGACGCTGACCCCCAGCCAGACCTGCGTGG TCTGTGAGGAGGGGTACTACCTGCACCAGAAGAGCTGCCTGAAGCGCTGCCCTCCCGGCTTCGCGCCTGGCGTCCAGAACACACACTACAACCTGGAGAACAGCGTGGAGCCCATCGCGCcccacctctgcctgccctgccacccctccTGCGCCACCtgcgcggggcccggccccaACCAGTGCCTGACCTGCCCCGCGCACTCCCACTTCAGCAGCCTGGACCTCTCCTGCTCCCACCAGACACAGAGCAGCCGTgcatcccctgccctggcagacaGCGAGGGGCTGGCCGAGGCCCCTTCTCCAGCCAACCTGCCGGTCCTCATTGCCAGCCTCAGCTGTGTCCTCATCGTTGTCATCTTTGTCACTGTCTTTCTGGTGCTGCAGGCACGCTCAGGCTTCAGCCTGCGGGGCGTGAAGGTCTATGCCCTGGACAGCGGGATCATCTCCTACAAGGGGCTCCCCTCCGACATCTGGCAGGAGGAGGGCCCCTCCGAGTCGGACGGTGAGGAGTACGAGGCCCACAGCGAGAGGACTGCCTTCATCAGAGACCAAAGTGCCCTTTGA